The genomic stretch TTCCGCTGTACGAAATTCGTAGTGAAGATTCGGTATTTTTCTTTGTCTCGATAACGATCACCCCGTTAGCCGCCTTAGATCCATAAATAGCTTTTGCCGAAGCATCCTTCAAAATTGTCAATGACTCCACCCGATTCATATCTAAATCGGCAATTTTTTGAACAGAGGCCTCAAAACCGTCCAAAATAAACAAAGGAGCATTCGGATCATTTGCATAACTTCCCTTCAAATCAATATCATCCGATCCTAAATCAAAAGCTGTTTTACCTCGCAAAGCCATAGTCGGCATCTTATTGGGGTCAGAACCAAATTCTAAATTATCAAAAATCATCAATGACGGGTCCAGATTTTTCAAACTGGCAAACACATTGGAATTACTTACCTTTTTCAAATCCTCTCCTTTCATGGTCAAAGCTGAACCGGTAAAACTTCCTGCTTTTCGTTGGAAGATACCATTTACAACAACCTCTTCTACTTCTGTCACGTCCTCTTCCAAAACAATCTGAAGCGGTTTATCATCCGTAACTTTTACCTCTTTCGTCTTCATCCCCACGAAAGAAAATTGCAAGGTAATCTCCTTATTACCAGGCAATGTCAACTGAAACTTTCCGTCAGTGTCCGTCACGACTCCCCCGGTAGTTCCTTTTATCAAAACAGTTACTCCCGGAAGCGGCAGTTTATCCTTGTCCGTCACCTTTCCCTCAATCTTTCTCCCCTTATCATCTTCCGGAGCCGTCTTCACATTATCCTTGGCAATTACCAAGAAATCCTCTACTAGCTTGCAATGTAAGCCGCTTCCCTTTAAAGCCTCGTTCAAAGCCTCCACGGCATTCACATTCCGTAAAGTCACGGTAACCCGTTTCACCGTTTTCAATAGTGTATTGTTATACACTACCACGTAACCGGATTGGGCCTCGACCGCCTTGATTACCTCTTCGATCGCGGCATCCTTAAACAGGATACTCACCTTCTGCTGCGTGTAACTATTCTCAGCATGCAGCTGAAATAGTGTCACAAAAATCATTAATAGCTGCAATCGCATAACTTTCCAAAATTTGCATGCCACTTTCCCACACCGGGAAGTGCCATCTTTTGATTTTTTTTTCATAGATTTGTGTACCATTAATTATTAATTCTCTCTTGCCGGAGAGATTTAGTTAAATAGAAAAGGGGAAGAGGGCCAATTCTTCCTCTTTTATTTTTTGTATATTATAATCATACCATCACTCTGTATATCAAATTTTAATGATTGCGTACTCGACAACAATTCTAACATAAAATCAATCGGTTTACTCCGTAGAGCAGCCCCGGAGAAACACACCTCTCGCAAGGATTCATCTGCAAACTTGAAATTCACGTCATACCAGCGCCCCAATTTTTGCACGATCTCGGATAAGGGGGTATTGTAGAAATAAAATGTACCGTATCGCCACGAAGTGAAATATTTTAAATCGACAGATTCTACGGTCACTTTACCCGAAGCTATATCATAAGAGGCACACTCGCCCACGTTAACGGCTGCCACCCCATGATCAGTTCTCAAATTGATCTTACCACTTTCCAACACTGCCCAGCATTGTCCCTCTCCTGGATAACAAGATGCGTTAAAAGAAGTCCCCATAACCTCGATTGTCGCACCCTCCATGATCACGTTAAAACACCTTGCCTCATCTTTTGTCACCTCAAAATAGGCCTCTCCACTTAAACGAACCTCCCGACTATGCTCGCCAAATGCAAGCGGGTATTCTAAACGGGTTTCTGAATTCAACCATACTTTTGTTCCGTCAGATAACACTAACATATACTCGCCCCCCCTCGGAACCTCAATTCGATTGTATGCTAATTCTTTTGATTGACCGATGTCCCCCGTTACTCCACTATAATTCAGTGCATTTATATCCTTAGATAACGCAATTTCCTGCCCAGAATACTCATCCACGATAACCGAATCAACAATTCGATTCAAATCAATCACTTGACCATCGGAAAGGTAAAGAATTGCCTTAGGTCCTCCCGGTAGGATCTGTTTAGGCTCAGATACAGGAAGTACCTCACCCGCTTGTTGTTTAAACGTAAGAACATAAAATAACGTGCCACCTAGCAATAATGGCAACAGAAGTACCGCTGCATATTTCAGTATTCGAGAATACCCCAATGATCTCTGTCTTGTTCGTTTCAGAATATTCTCTAAAGCATTTTCTTTATGCAAGGAATCCATCCCCTTCAAAAAGTTTCCCATCCCCATAATTCCTTTTATATCCTCGTACATCTGTTCGTTTTCGGAAGCCTCATTACGCCACTCCTGCAACTTCATCAGCTCCTCCGATGAACACTCGTTTCGCAAGGCTCTCCATACAATTTCTTCCCAATTTTCGTTCATATAAAATCTAAATAAATGATCCTTTATTGAGAAAGAGACGTGAGAAAAAAGACTTTTTTACAATAAACTGATTATGAGTGTAAAAAGATATTAGGATTGTTGAATAATAACTGTTTATACAGCTAAATTTGAGTTATTATTAAAGGATCGTTTAATAATACAACGGAAAAAATGAAAAATGGGTGAAAAGAATTAGCAAGAAAATACAAAAAAAGTAAGAAACAATTCGAAATCCTCCTTGTTCAACCCCTTGCGCAACAACTTTAAAGCTCTTGCCAGCTGGGTCTTAACGGTATTAACAGAGACTTGCATTTCCTCCGCCACGTCTTTATATTTTTTTTCATTAAAACAAATCGCAACGAGCACTTGCTGACATTTAACAGGTAAATTTTTAACGGCTTCCATCAACAAATCAATCTTAGAATCATTTTCTGATTCCGGAGAAAAATAATATACCAACTGGTCTGTCATTACCTCCACATCCACAGTACTCTTCGGTTTCTCCCGGACTCGATCCACACACATATTTCGTGTTATGCGATACAATAAAGGCCGTGCATTTTCCGTGGTCAAACGATCTCTATACATTTCCCAAAAACGTACAAACGACTCCTGCACTATGTCCTCCGCCTCCCAAAAATCCTCGGTAAACTTTACGGCATACAAACATAAAGCCTCGTAATTTTTATCGAAAACCATCGTGAAAGTCTTTTCCTTATCCTGTTCAACCAAAGCCATAACTCAATACTTTTACACACATTACTTGTGTAAAAGTATAAAATGATTTTCAAAAACCAAATAAATTAATATCCATAGGTGCAACACATATACAATAACAAC from Butyricimonas virosa encodes the following:
- a CDS encoding SusC/RagA family TonB-linked outer membrane protein — its product is MKKKSKDGTSRCGKVACKFWKVMRLQLLMIFVTLFQLHAENSYTQQKVSILFKDAAIEEVIKAVEAQSGYVVVYNNTLLKTVKRVTVTLRNVNAVEALNEALKGSGLHCKLVEDFLVIAKDNVKTAPEDDKGRKIEGKVTDKDKLPLPGVTVLIKGTTGGVVTDTDGKFQLTLPGNKEITLQFSFVGMKTKEVKVTDDKPLQIVLEEDVTEVEEVVVNGIFQRKAGSFTGSALTMKGEDLKKVSNSNVFASLKNLDPSLMIFDNLEFGSDPNKMPTMALRGKTAFDLGSDDIDLKGSYANDPNAPLFILDGFEASVQKIADLDMNRVESLTILKDASAKAIYGSKAANGVIVIETKKNTESSLRISYSGSVEIQAPDLSSYNLTNAAEKLEIEKDAGLYYDKNLSTLFNLQKDYNKKLAAVVSGIDTDWLSKPLRNGVGTKHGISFEMGNERLNLIVGFSYNNVQGTMKGSDRTNYEGSVSISYRYKGLNFRDNLTITSNVANDSPYGTFSEYAVLNPYLSPYDEKGNLVQNASIIPGADNFEANPLYNASLNTKLTSKYLDVTNNFSVEWMIVMGWKVTGRFGITEKRVRADEFYPANHLKFRSYSGEDLFRKGSYQMNEGEEKRLSGDINMQFSQQFGDKHYVFANAGFTLSEAYYEELIYKAEGFPHDRMNDMMFARQYVKDTKPTGAGIYNSGYCRVVCR
- a CDS encoding FecR family protein; this translates as MNENWEEIVWRALRNECSSEELMKLQEWRNEASENEQMYEDIKGIMGMGNFLKGMDSLHKENALENILKRTRQRSLGYSRILKYAAVLLLPLLLGGTLFYVLTFKQQAGEVLPVSEPKQILPGGPKAILYLSDGQVIDLNRIVDSVIVDEYSGQEIALSKDINALNYSGVTGDIGQSKELAYNRIEVPRGGEYMLVLSDGTKVWLNSETRLEYPLAFGEHSREVRLSGEAYFEVTKDEARCFNVIMEGATIEVMGTSFNASCYPGEGQCWAVLESGKINLRTDHGVAAVNVGECASYDIASGKVTVESVDLKYFTSWRYGTFYFYNTPLSEIVQKLGRWYDVNFKFADESLREVCFSGAALRSKPIDFMLELLSSTQSLKFDIQSDGMIIIYKK
- a CDS encoding RNA polymerase sigma factor, coding for MALVEQDKEKTFTMVFDKNYEALCLYAVKFTEDFWEAEDIVQESFVRFWEMYRDRLTTENARPLLYRITRNMCVDRVREKPKSTVDVEVMTDQLVYYFSPESENDSKIDLLMEAVKNLPVKCQQVLVAICFNEKKYKDVAEEMQVSVNTVKTQLARALKLLRKGLNKEDFELFLTFFVFSC